One genomic region from Salvelinus fontinalis isolate EN_2023a chromosome 18, ASM2944872v1, whole genome shotgun sequence encodes:
- the LOC129815358 gene encoding NGFI-A-binding protein 2-like isoform X2, which translates to MSLPRTLGELQLYRVLQRANLLAYYDTFIQQGGDDVQQLCEAAEDEFLEIMALVGMATKPLHVRRLQKALRDWAANPALFNQPLANVPLGGIPLFKVDGTGASGTAAGGLRKSLSNGQPGSPCDREDRACLTPMHSGSPRSPCSQASPQPQDTHYRDKLSPMDPHWLSPEQDGNSASASGVDEEQPSPPLLPPRPPGPSTPPASSSSLSPAALSAWPGGQLDGETAQAVGESVDRLLRTLPRSDPREVKTLLRMNKKMAKTVGHIFKMAPQDVAKEEEIRKYSLIYGRFDSKRREGKQLTHHELIINEAAAQFCMRDNALLLRRVELFSLARQVARECAYTSTLKHARSSADDCSLPSQKRVKSEVIVSECVSSLHGVEGSEGVSQRADEDSLSGESLDSLTQDFEAKAERRSSVAVCRSSSPGSTKDDSDQGGK; encoded by the exons ATGTCTCTGCCACGCACGCTGGGCGAGCTGCAGCTGTACCGGGTGCTGCAGAGGGCCAACCTTCTGGCATACTACGACACCTTCATCCAGCAGGGTGGCGACGACGTGCAACAGCTCTGTGAGGCTGCAGAGGACGAGTTCTTGGAAATCATGGCGCTGGTCGGCATGGCGACCAAGCCACTGCACGTGCGCCGTCTGCAGAAGGCCCTCCGCGACTGGGCGGCCAACCCAGCCCTCTTCAATCAGCCCCTGGCCAACGTGCCCCTGGGGGGAATCCCTCTGTTCAAGGTTGATGGGACGGGTGCTAGCGGGACCGCTGCCGGAGGACTCAGGAAGTCCCTGAGCAACGGGCAGCCGGGGTCACCGTgtgacagagaggacagggcATGCCTCACCCCTATGCACAGCGGGAGCCCCAGAAGCCCCTGCTCCCAGGCCTCACCGCAGCCCCAGGACACCCACTACAGGGACAAGCTGTCCCCAATGGACCCTCACTGGCTCAGCCCTGAACAGGACGGGAATAGCGCCTCAGCCTCAGGGGTGGACGAGGAGCAGCCCAGCCCACCTCTGCTCCCCCCTCGTCCCCCAGGTCCCTCCACGCCCCCGgcatcctcctcatctctctctccggcAGCCCTCTCGGCCTGGCCCGGGGGTCAGCTGGATGGGGAGACGGCGCAGGCAGTGGGGGAGAGCGTGGACAGGCTCCTGAGGACCCTACCCAGGTCGGACCCCAGAGAGGTGAAGACACTGCTGAGGATGAACAAGAAGATGGCCAAGACGGTGGGCCACATCTTCAAGATGGCACCCCAGGATGTGGCCAAGGAGGAGGAGATCCGTAAGTACAGCCTCATCTACGGCCGCTTCGACTCCAAGAGGAGGGAGGGCAAGCAGCTCACACATCACGAG CTGATCATCAATGAAGCGGCTGCACAGTTCTGTATGCGTGACAACGCTCTGCTTCTGCGACGGGTAGAGCTCTTCTCATTGGCTAGACAGGTGGCGAGAGAATGCGCCTACACCTCCACACTCAAGCATGCCAG ATCAAGTGCAGATGACTGCAGCTTACCATCCCAAAAGAGAGTAAAAAGTGAG gtgaTAGTGTCGGAGTGTGTGTCCTCCCTCCATGGTGTTGAAGGGTCAGAGGGCGTGTCCCAGAGGGCTGACGAGGACAGCCTATCAGGAGAGAGTCTGGACAGCCTAACACAAG
- the LOC129815358 gene encoding NGFI-A-binding protein 2-like isoform X1 has product MSLPRTLGELQLYRVLQRANLLAYYDTFIQQGGDDVQQLCEAAEDEFLEIMALVGMATKPLHVRRLQKALRDWAANPALFNQPLANVPLGGIPLFKVDGTGASGTAAGGLRKSLSNGQPGSPCDREDRACLTPMHSGSPRSPCSQASPQPQDTHYRDKLSPMDPHWLSPEQDGNSASASGVDEEQPSPPLLPPRPPGPSTPPASSSSLSPAALSAWPGGQLDGETAQAVGESVDRLLRTLPRSDPREVKTLLRMNKKMAKTVGHIFKMAPQDVAKEEEIRKYSLIYGRFDSKRREGKQLTHHELIINEAAAQFCMRDNALLLRRVELFSLARQVARECAYTSTLKHARSSADDCSLPSQKRVKSEVIVSECVSSLHGVEGSEGVSQRADEDSLSGESLDSLTQDVGSQCNQSPSPRPPTDTSIPANWNRHLMQQTLMDEGLRLARMVSHDRAGKVSLRSEGTHTTDFEAKAERRSSVAVCRSSSPGSTKDDSDQGGK; this is encoded by the exons ATGTCTCTGCCACGCACGCTGGGCGAGCTGCAGCTGTACCGGGTGCTGCAGAGGGCCAACCTTCTGGCATACTACGACACCTTCATCCAGCAGGGTGGCGACGACGTGCAACAGCTCTGTGAGGCTGCAGAGGACGAGTTCTTGGAAATCATGGCGCTGGTCGGCATGGCGACCAAGCCACTGCACGTGCGCCGTCTGCAGAAGGCCCTCCGCGACTGGGCGGCCAACCCAGCCCTCTTCAATCAGCCCCTGGCCAACGTGCCCCTGGGGGGAATCCCTCTGTTCAAGGTTGATGGGACGGGTGCTAGCGGGACCGCTGCCGGAGGACTCAGGAAGTCCCTGAGCAACGGGCAGCCGGGGTCACCGTgtgacagagaggacagggcATGCCTCACCCCTATGCACAGCGGGAGCCCCAGAAGCCCCTGCTCCCAGGCCTCACCGCAGCCCCAGGACACCCACTACAGGGACAAGCTGTCCCCAATGGACCCTCACTGGCTCAGCCCTGAACAGGACGGGAATAGCGCCTCAGCCTCAGGGGTGGACGAGGAGCAGCCCAGCCCACCTCTGCTCCCCCCTCGTCCCCCAGGTCCCTCCACGCCCCCGgcatcctcctcatctctctctccggcAGCCCTCTCGGCCTGGCCCGGGGGTCAGCTGGATGGGGAGACGGCGCAGGCAGTGGGGGAGAGCGTGGACAGGCTCCTGAGGACCCTACCCAGGTCGGACCCCAGAGAGGTGAAGACACTGCTGAGGATGAACAAGAAGATGGCCAAGACGGTGGGCCACATCTTCAAGATGGCACCCCAGGATGTGGCCAAGGAGGAGGAGATCCGTAAGTACAGCCTCATCTACGGCCGCTTCGACTCCAAGAGGAGGGAGGGCAAGCAGCTCACACATCACGAG CTGATCATCAATGAAGCGGCTGCACAGTTCTGTATGCGTGACAACGCTCTGCTTCTGCGACGGGTAGAGCTCTTCTCATTGGCTAGACAGGTGGCGAGAGAATGCGCCTACACCTCCACACTCAAGCATGCCAG ATCAAGTGCAGATGACTGCAGCTTACCATCCCAAAAGAGAGTAAAAAGTGAG gtgaTAGTGTCGGAGTGTGTGTCCTCCCTCCATGGTGTTGAAGGGTCAGAGGGCGTGTCCCAGAGGGCTGACGAGGACAGCCTATCAGGAGAGAGTCTGGACAGCCTAACACAAG ACGTAGGCTCACAGTGCAACCAATCTCCATCACCCCGCCCCCCCACCGACACCTCCATACCTGCCAACTGGAATCGCCATCTCATGCAACAAACGCTCATGGATGAGGGGCTGCGATTGGCTAGGATGGTGTCACATGACCGTGCTGGCAAGGTCAGCCTTAGGTCAGAGGGGACACATACCACAG
- the LOC129815353 gene encoding LOW QUALITY PROTEIN: dnaJ homolog subfamily C member 14-like (The sequence of the model RefSeq protein was modified relative to this genomic sequence to represent the inferred CDS: deleted 1 base in 1 codon), translating to MENEVAEREVEMKGESWTVEATEESPEELPSGVPLPSSTAMPDQWEVGGDEEETQQPVPNKSMTDYIKVTPQDIQSLVNQEDSEDVEAEDCGIAEDNEVSLRQEGLEREGDEETEGGDEEESGGGGKEPSINGESGWRNSGAGGRRVRSRNSGGGGAASEQNTQATLSSSYLPKGSLSSGGGRNKQTRRRNHHHQQGRGRRRTGTQLALAFRELLSESLSPWCISCIHMVVEVIVTVTHRCGVAVEVGGVALYDLGSRLTDVPGMKADAQRVLERARCAGAVLVDKSVRLVKWVREASLTCFGLFCAVVLLGFQWAQFTLVRLGGERAQRWWTAMQDSRVWRSVASLVERVSSWFRRRATQVPPFTPDSPGGAGRYQPGKELERLLALAQVPEEELDPFTVLGVEAHATEAELKRAYRQLAVQVHPDKNKHPRAGEAFKVLRAAWDIVSNPEIRREYELKRMSKTELSKSMNEFLTKLQDDLKEAMNTMMCTKCEGKHRRFEMDREPAEARFCAECNRRHSAEEGDLWAESSMLGLRITYFACMDGKVYDITEWAGCQRIGISPDTHRVPYHISFGSKNNSNSTQRHRTPPGPEHPPPGPTNPADLQDFFNRIFQGGPPPDMAANGGFFPSGPPPHHPSGAGPGPSGPFSPPPPQTGFFIPPGGPRPEPSETWAESGGKPPPRRKKKVRKPFQR from the exons ATGGAGAACGAGGTGgctgagagggaggtggagatgaAGGGAGAGTCATGGACTGTAGAGGCAACTGAGGAGAGTCCTGAAGAGCTGCCCTCAGGTGTTCCTCTCCCATCTTCAACCGCCATGCCCGACCAGTGGGAAgtaggaggagatgaggaggaaacTCAACAACCAGTTCCCAATAAGAGCATGACTGACTATATCAAAGTTACCCCTCAGGATATCCAATCCCTAGTCAACCAGGAGGACTCGGAAGATGTAGAAGCAGAGGATTGTGGGATTGCAGAGGACAATGAGGTCTCTCTAAgacaggaggggttggagagagaaggagatgaggagacagagggtggagatgaagaggagagtggAGGCGGAGGGAAGGAGCCAAGCATAAATGGGGAGTCAGGCTGGAGGAACTCAGGGGCCGGAGGGAGGAGAGTCCGGTCCCGGAACAGCGGAGGAGGGGGGGCAGCCTCGGAGCAAAACACTCAGGCTACATTGTCGTCCTCCTACCTCCCTAAAGGTTCCCTGTCGTCGGGTGGCGGTAGGAACAAGCAGACCCGGAGGCGCAACCACCACCATCAACAGGGCCGGGGCCGGCGGCGGACGGGCACCCAGCTGGCCTTGGCCTTCAGGGAGCTGCTGTCGGAGTCGCTCAGCCCCTGGTGCATCTCCTGCATCCACATGGTGGTGGAGGTCATTGTCACCGTGACCCACCGATGCGGAGTGGCTGTGGAGGTCGGAGGGGTGGCCCTCTACGACCTGGGCTCACGGCTCACTGACGTGCCGGGGATGAAGGCAGATGCCCAACGCGTGCTGGAGAGGGCGAGGTGCGCCGGGGCGGTCCTGGTGGATAAGAGTGTTCGGTTGGTGAAATGGGTCCGGGAGGCCTCCCTAACCTGCTTCGGCCTCTTCTGTGCCGTGGTGCTGCTGGGGTTCCAGTGGGCCCAGTTCACGCTGGTCCGGCTGGGT GGGGAGAGGGCCCAGCGGTGGTGGACAGCCATGCAGGACTCCAGGGTATGGAGGAGTGTGGCCTCGCTGGTGGAGAGGGTCAGCAGCTGGTTCAGGAGGAGAGCCACCCAGGTGCCCCCCTTCACCCCGGATTCTCCTGGTGGAGCAGGCAGATACCAGCCTGGGAAGGAGCTGGAGAGACTGCTGGCGCTGGCTCAAGTCCCTGAGGAGGAGCTGGACCCTTTTACAGTGCTGGGGGTGGAGGCCCACGCCACTGAAGCTGAGCTAAAGAGGGCCTACAGACAGCTGGCTGTCCAG GTCCATCCAGACAAGAACAAGCACCCGCGCGCTGGGGAGGCCTTTAAGGTGCTGAGGGCTGCCTGGGACATCGTCAGTAACCCAGAAATACGGAGGGAATACGAGCT GAAGCGCATGTCGAAGACGGAACTCTCCAAGTCGATGAATGAGTTCCTCACCAAACTGCAGGATGACCTGAAGGAAGCTATGAACACTATGATGTGCACCAAGTGTGAGGGCAAGCACAG GAGGTTTGAGATGGACCGGGAGCCTGCGGAGGCTCGGTTCTGTGCAGAGTGTAACAGACGCCACAGCGCCGAGGAGGGAGACCTGTGGGCCGAGTCCAGCATGCTGGGCCTACGCATCACATACTTCGCCTGCATGGATGGCAAGGTCTACGACATCACAG AGTGGGCCGGCTGCCAGAGGATAGGAATCTCTCCAGACACACACCGCGTTCCCTACCACATCTCCTTCggatccaagaacaacagcaactCCACGCAGCGCCACAG GACACCTCCAGGCCCAGAGCACCCTCCTCCAGGCCCGACCAACCCTGCTGACCTGCAGGACTTTTTCAACCGCATCTTCCAGGGGGGACCTCCCCCTGATATGGCTGCCAACGGGGGTTTCTTTCCCTCAGGACCACCCCCCCATCACCCCTCTGGTGCTGGACCGGGACCTAGTGGAcctttctcccctcctccacctcagaCTGGCTTCTTCATTCCTCCTGGGGGGCCCCGACCAGAGCCCAGCGAGACGTGGGCTGAGAGCGGAGGCAAACCTCCACCCCGCAGGAAGAAGAAGGTCCGCAAGCCCTTCCAGAGGTGA